Within the Kwoniella dejecticola CBS 10117 chromosome 5, complete sequence genome, the region TGGATATTCATTCTCGTGAACAGCTTCGGATTGATCCATTTCTCCCCTTCCTGAGAGATGTATATCTGGTGAAGCATACTACAAAGCATAGAGAAGTAGTCTACTAAGAGGTGTTCCATTACGGAAGCAAGCGACCTGTCACAGCAACACTCCAATATTTCATGGACTGATGAGAAAAGATCCACCCTGAGCAAGTTCGGCCACCGCAAGCCAACGGCAGAGCACCCTGttcaagaaagagaagggatCGAGCACACTCGTACCAAGCTTCGACCAATGTGCCCATTTCCTCAACTCAATGATCCGGGATTGGCACCCAACCCCTAAAACGGAAGAAGCGGGGCGCAAGCACAAGGTACCCTTGAGCAGCACAGAAGTCGGAGTTACATAGTATCTGGAATGTCGCGAATGCTACTATGAAAGCCGACCGTCATGAGGCGCTTGTGCGGTCAAGGGAAGCGTGTCAATCCCAAAGTTCTGATCGATGTATGGTTGGTCAGCGATGAATGGCCTTCGATGCTATAAATGACCGCGTAGACGTTGACATCGTCGGAACGGCACAGAATTGTAAGCATTTCTGTGGCCAAGCTGGTCCGAGCTGATCTTTCGCGTCCTGTTACCCGTAGTGTACTATCTCTGTCTCAAGGGACGACGGCAGACCAAGCCCCGCTTCTTGCTATGAAGTCTACTTCCGCGAGAGATTACACATCAAGGCATACCAGCCCTGCCGCAAGGAGTCTCCCGGCGCACTGCGAGACATACCGAAGCCGCTTTGAGTCTCATATAAGTAAGTATACTCACCAACCATTATTTCTACAGAGCAGGCGTACGGTCTCAGATTTCCACACGGGACCGGCGACGAATGCATCGGGCTTCGTGCTTGGAGGGAAGAAAGTGTTACCCTCGGTCTGAGTAATACTGCCGACCATGCTCACATTTTGGTTCGCGATTTCTGTGCCTTTGAATGATTCCAAGCCGATGGTGTCGCGCTATGCGGTATTCCCGCCCCTCCCCCCCAACTTCCCCTCCCCCGCCATGCTGCCGTCGGACTTTGCACTCTTACGGCTTCCAGTTCACGGGATTTAGCCGCTTCCTTGTCTGGACCGACAGGCATCCTGCCGAGAACTCCATCAATCCGCCcgcagctgagaaggtgaCGGTCGACACACAAGATTCAGCTAGAACGTGAGCAGGATATCTAAAGGGTATAGAGTTAATTATTCATATCGCAGGTATAGGCTATGGGGAGGGCATACCCATAGGTCGTCGAATGACCAAGCAATGAGCCCGGAATCCTATACTACCCGACTCTTTGCTCGCCTAAAGATGCTCGACCTCCTCGCTTCTACAAATGGGAAGTGACTTTCGCGTCGGCCATCAATCtattcaagaagaaggctccAACTCAAATGGAGCGCGCACTAGGTATCATCTCTCATTTCGCGATGCTTTTCGGTCGTATTTTTCAGATACCCCTCCCTATATGATAATGCTAGGAGTATTCTGATCCACTTTGGGGTCATACCTTCGGCTTGAATGCTCACTCAGCGTCATTCTGGACCACGTGCCATTGACGATGCGCTCCTCCAAAGGTGACAGAGCAATGGTGTATCCGTTCCTTATCATAGGCACACAGGCGGATGACCAAGGAGATACACTGCTCATAACGTAGGCAAAGATCGTCTCATGGGAATATGTCAGCCAAgtctcatcaacatcagcctATCTTGTCAAGCCTGATCCCGGAGCCAACGCTAGACAGGCTCAATCTGAATTGGCGCGTATGTGATCGAAGGAGATCCATATTCAGCCAGTCGGTAACACAAGACCGGGACTGTATGGCGAGGTCGCCGAAGCAAAAAGGGATGACATTGGCTGCGAAAGTGAATCAGACCATGATCTGTGTCTGAACTCTCAATTCGCAACTCTTGGCCGCCTTGATACCCTACGAGGTTGAGCAGCGAATGATGGGCCAAGGAGCATACTGAAAAAGAGACTGAAAGGACGATTAGAAGAAATACCCCCCAGATCGTTAGACACCGCGGGAATTCCGACCGGAACACTCAACGGATGAACAAGAATTGGCGGATATCGGGTCAGCACATCCCATTCGGCCGCTCGGAGGTAGCTAGCGcttgaagatcttccttctcgagtGGCATGCCTGACCTTTGCGGCTTGATAATTGCGGTGACCGAGACCGACCTTGGTGGAATTGACATGTTAGAGAATGGAAGGTCCCAGCTCCTTGCGACTAACCATGAGCACTTCCTACTGGGGAACCTGACCATCAGATCGCAAGGCGACAGAGCCTCCCGAAGGCAATGAATAGATCATACGGACTTCGGCAACCggaaaggggaagaggaagaggaaagcagAAGACCGGTGACCAGCGAATGTCAATTGCTGAGACTCGTTCCGCCACCGAAATTCGACTGCAACTCATCGAACACACAATCtcgaaagaagctcgatAAGGAGAATGCGAAGATAGACAAACGGGCATACCTGCAATCGTCCGTTCATAGCTACAGTGTCGTGACCGAAGCTCACCGTACAGTGCGTTTTGAGGGATTGACGATGAACGATGCGGCTGTAGGTGCGTATTCGCAGAACGGTGTTAACGATCCGACTACATGATGAAGCGATtacgagatgagatggaacGCTCTCAGTCATAGTCACACAGAACCCGAACATCCGTACACAGGGGGGTGAGGCTCAAGAGGGGATGACATTCATAACCTAATGTATACAAATTGATACCACGATGCTCGCAGGGCACATGAGCCATCGGGTGGCTTTATCGGCGCTCTGCCAATTTTGCATGATAGGCTCGATGCACCTCATTCAAGGTCTTCTCGTTGTTCATATCACAGTGCAAATACTCCTGTACGAGAATACAGGCCAGTCTCGCACGTCGTCGGCAAAGATGCAATCTGTACTTGCAGACCCTTCAAGGGGGCATGGGCTCTACCAGATTCCTGCCAATGGTATCCGTCTGTGCGTTCTCCTCGAGTGCCACGGAGCAGGTCATCAAGCCAGTTCCCTGCGCCGCGCCCTAACGAGCGCATAGCAGAACATGCGACAGGGAGAACGCGAAGACCCGCATTCTATTATCTTCTGGcttccttcgatcttgtGTGCATCCGGGCTAAATCATGTAGCACGACTTACCAACAATCTACCTATTTCAATCTTTGTCCTGCTGTGGCTGCGTTGCTTCTATCCTACAGACTGGAGTCGCTGATATAGATGGCTGAAGTTTACTTCCATTGATGTACGACTTCACAGAGTCCAAATTGACCTTCCCTTAACCTAATGTGTAACAGTTCTCCCTGCATATCGCAATCTATCATTCTCCTCTAGCTTGTTGAGCTCTCTTAGCGAAACTAAAGCAATGAATGAGTTAGTGCAGTTCGATTTGGACAACGTCATTTCGTCGGAGGAGATAATGATACTCACACTGCAGCCAAATCCATCTGACCCGTAGCGGCGGCAGGTTGAGCTACTGCTCCCGGTTTCTTGCCTGCTCCGGAAGGAGCTATCTTAGGTGCGGATGGGACAGGTGGTTTGCCCCCTAATCCAGCTGGCTTAGCTCCGACGGAGGGTTTTGCAGGTATAGCAGGCTTAGGTTTTATCGCTGGAGTCGGCTTGCTGCCAATCGTGGAAGAGGGTCGGGATGTTGGAGGGGTGGATGCATTCGATAACGAGCCATTCAGTACTGGtgctgctggaggaggacgtCTGGCAGCTGGCGGAGgtggcggaggcggaggagcgGATTCTATCAGTTTAAGGCTAGAGAAAAGAATCTTGCATCAGTACTGTGTCAACCGAAACAATCCGGTCAAAGGAGCGTATTCACTAATTCGAAGGTGCCCATCCTTCCTGTCCATTCTTTACGACCATCCACCAGCCTGCACGTCCAGATGTCAGTTGTTTGCTCGTGGTGGATTATTGACGATCGTGTGGTCACCagaagctgacttaccattgtcatccttctccttgacctcgacttcttcgcccttgacCAGGTTAATTTCTCCAGGCTGACCCGCAAAGGCATACAGAGCTTTATACATCTCCTTGGCTGGCGCAGCCGGAGGTGgcggcggaggtggtggagcaCCTCGTCCCGGTATGGAAGGTGGTGCTCTTGACGCGCCGGTCGCTGCAGGAGTTTTGACTGCTGCCGGCGCTTTCGTGGCCGTCGGTGCGGATGGCATTGTAGCCATCGCGGCTGGGGCGGATGGTTTAGTAGCTCCAGGTAAAGTCTTGGCTGTAGGTCTATTGGTAGGTCGGCTCTGTAATGTATGTCAGCGTCCGCCAAGTCAggcgatgcggaagatgCTCACTGATGGCGTCGCTTTAgctgctttcttggctttgggCTTTCTCGGCGGCATGGGATTTGACACTAGCAGGTATGTGTCAGCTCAACTTTCAGAATTGGCATCGAACAATTATAGACTCACCACTCGTTGCCGGTTCACCAGATCCCACAGCAATGGTATGACTCTTGTAAACTGCATCTCCCCTGACAGCCTCATCTTTCTTAGCGGTGATTTGTGCTCGCTTGTCTTTCTTTTTTAGGTATTCGATGCTAGCATTTAAGCGATCAGCTTCTATTACTCAATGGCATCTGGACTGCACTCACGTTGAGCCGATGCTGATATTCAGGTTACCACCGGTAAGGGTGAGAATGACACACATCATCTCCGTCTTGAAAGCGCAAGTAAATATAGGGTCTCCTTCCTCACACGGTGGGACGTTCAACGCCTGGCGTGATCATTGGTCGTTAGTGCAAAGGTCAACGGTCCATCCTCCGTCATTACGATCTTACTTACCACGAAGTCATCCCTCAAATTGGTCATCGAAATGGTTTTAATAGTCACAAGAGGGATCTTCCTTTCCAACGAGGTGGTGACCCGCCCCTCTTTCGATGCCGATACAACAAAGTAGACAGCTTTATCCGTCTGGTAGCCATAAAGTCAGCTCTGCTGCTATTGATGATTGGCTTGAATACAATAGACCCACTATGATCAAGAAACGTGGACTCAGTTTACTAGATCGACCGAGTTTCGAGACCAGCAATTCGGCTCGGGAACTGAAGTGTACGGTCTCGGCAGCTGATTGTACACCATCAGTCACCAAACCACTGAAAGTCTCAGAGATGGTCGAGGGATACTTACGACCGATTTGGGCGGCATTTCTGAGCATCTCACCCTGAGGACTGGTCCCTCCGACATCAAGGTAATCACCCATGAACTTCCGCATACCCAGTAGACTAAATCTTCGCCTCTCCTTTCGCGAGGCAAGCACTTCATGCCCGTAGTCCCTCTTTCTAGCATACACAAGCGATTCTTTCTGATTTCTCCAGAATCGTTGGATCTTCGTAGCCGCCTCGACCTTTCTTCGGACATACGCTCTCCAAGCTCTCTGGATACGAGAAGCCATTGTATGCCAGTATCGATCCCGTTCACCTTCAAGGTAGAACAACTAAGCCGGGATGTCAGCTCTGCACTTTCACGGCGCTCGTACCTGTACGGCTCCCGAGATGGATATTAAGGGGGCGATGGAGCTCACAGTTCCCGGATTCTTGATGAATGCTTTGGTAACACCCATCTGCCATTCATCTTTCGAGATCTTGGCATCGGTCAATATCCTTTCACATCccgatcgatcatctccgtCCCAGATATAGTCACCAGCGTAAGAAGTTGCCGGAGAGAGCAAGTAGAATCTACGAGGGGCCAGATCAGTCAATGATGTCACAGCCGTAAGGGGGAGCGACTGACCTTtggatcatcttcgaaaATTCGGCTCGGTAAGCGAAACCCGCTCTCCTGACTCTGATATTTTCCTGTAGACCTAGATACTTAATCTGATGTAAGATTGCCTTATCGTCATACTCGGTCGGCGATCTGTGCTGATTAGGCTTGATCGTTCGGATGTAGTGGGGTTGACACCTGATCCAGCAAATTAGCATGAGCTTGTCTCTGATGTTCACCGACTATCAAAGAATAAAGCTCACCTCATGAGATTGTCCACCAAGGCATTAGCGGAAGCCTTGATCTTATCACCAGCAGTCGGAGGTCTTTTCTTGTTGGAATGATCCACCTTCTCAGGGAATAGCGTATGCAGGAAATCATCCTTTGAGCCTTCTATCAGTTCTAAGATGTCCTTGAGCAGAGTATCCTTGTTCTTATCGGTCATTCCAGCCACATTGTACAACACGTCACCAGCGTAGTGTTTGATCAGGAATTTATTTCCTCTCGCTTCGAAGTTAGGGTTGGTTGCTAACATATTGGATCGCTGGATAAAGGAATTGTCCGCAGCGGAAGGGTCGGCATGGGCAGTAGCTGTTGCGTCATTCAATGTCGCGAAAATTCCCGCAGGTCTCTTGTCCTCTATCAATGAACACACGACGGCATTGTCGAAGACTGGATAATCAGactgaatcagctcaaagacTCAAAGATCAAGAGCTGGTCACGACTGACACTTGATTGGAGTCCACTTGATCTGCTCATTTACATATTCTTCCTGTTCCGCTTTCAATGTCAACTCGATGAAAATTTGTTGCAACTTCTCGTTGACGTAGTTGATACACAATTGTTCGAAACTATTGTCCTGAACAGGGCTGTCAGCTTTACCAGTCATAGAAAACGCCTTGCGCTCTACAGAAGCTTACTTGGAAGATCTCAAATCCACTGCGGGGGATTTATCAGCTCTACCAATTCATGGGCAAGTGCAAGGAAACTGACTAGATATCTAAAACACCGATCACGTATTCCGGGTTCTGTTGAGGCTTCATCGATACGTTCACTCGACTGACGATCCACTCAAACAAATTGTTATATCTGGCGATTCTGATGTTCAGCTACAAATTCAACAAGAATGCGACAGCTGAAACTCACAATGCTTTAGAAAGAGCGTCTCTACTCGAGCTAGCCTGAGCTACATTTTGGGGCACCTCGTAcacacttcctcttcttccacctcgttgAGTCTCCATAATTCTCGTCAACAGCACCTTCTGCAATTGTTGAGGATCAACTTCCATCAAGTATCCAGCAAAGTCCGTCACGCCGGTGTCGGCAATGGTAGCATTTCCATCGTCTCCTTCAACGAATTCCACATTTCCTAACCATAAGATGGTAGCGAGCACACGGAAGATGGAGTTTTGTTCATCTGCCGACAATCCGATGATTTGCATTGCTCGCTGTACATTTCCGTCAGCATCACGGCTCGCAATTATCGACATAGGCCGCTCACAATGGTCTCCTGGAAATCCGACACATCATTTATGCTCTTCACGTCTAGGCATCCGCTTCTACTTGTATAAGCATATGCTTCAGGCCCTTGTAATCCGAAAGCCTCTGCAGAATCATGCGTAAGCCATGAAGTCCTCATGCAACGCATGAATctgattgactcacccttttgTTCTGCACTTGCCCCTTTCGTGAACTGGTAGAAAATATGGAAATCTCGCTCATCCTCAATTTGGCCAACAACTCGGTTCTAGAGGCATAGTGTAAGCTTCAATTATCACCTGATTCACAGTTGTGTatgaaactcaccttctctaACAGGTAGTTCGTTATCTGAGCCCCAACTGGCTGACCAAGTCCGTTAAACATGATTTCCAAGTATTTACCCTGTAATCGACTCTcctcgatcagctcatttcAATTTAGGGCAGGCATGGTATACTGACATGTCTCGAAGAATTATCGTTTCTCAAGGTCTTTGCACAACCGAAACTCTCCAACAAAGGATTCGTAGCTAATACCATCTCTTTGACACTTTCAATTCCACCTCCTGACCCATCCCCGCCAGATACTGCCGCTATATATTGCATAATCCGCTTGGCAGCTTCTGTCTTTCCCGCACCAGACTCTCCCGAAATGATCACACAttgattctccttctcggTCGTCATTCTGTAATACGCTGATTCGGCGATGGCGAAGACGTGTGGGGTCATTTCTAATCGATTTTTGCCTCGATACGAGTTGAGGATGTCGGTCGTGTATATTCCCAAGTCTATATCATCAGGTATCAGCTCCTCCGTTCTTGATAGGAaaaaaagaaagagaaggagatacaTACCCCGGAAAGGGTTAACAGAGATCAATACATGCGCGATATACGTCTGTACACTTATGTCAGCTCATCGCTTCAGGCAGTCAGGATTTCTTGTAGCTTACATATATCTCTTGGTTGTTGAACCGTTGTTTCAGGTTATCGTTGATGGCTTCATTCGTTATCGTGCTCAGCAAGGTCATATCGGGTACACCGgctgctttcttcttcttgaacccCTCACTCCAATCCGCCTGATCAAGCCAATCAGCTAG harbors:
- a CDS encoding myosin-1, with the translated sequence MAISKKAGKKGVSGLLGGGGGGAKTQKVQKADWSEGFKKKKAAGVPDMTLLSTITNEAINDNLKQRFNNQEIYTYIAHVLISVNPFRDLGIYTTDILNSYRGKNRLEMTPHVFAIAESAYYRMTTEKENQCVIISGESGAGKTEAAKRIMQYIAAVSGGDGSGGGIESVKEMVLATNPLLESFGCAKTLRNDNSSRHGKYLEIMFNGLGQPVGAQITNYLLEKNRVVGQIEDERDFHIFYQFTKGASAEQKEAFGLQGPEAYAYTSRSGCLDVKSINDVSDFQETIRAMQIIGLSADEQNSIFRVLATILWLGNVEFVEGDDGNATIADTGVTDFAGYLMEVDPQQLQKVLLTRIMETQRGGRRGSVYEVPQNVAQASSSRDALSKALYNNLFEWIVSRVNVSMKPQQNPEYVIGVLDIYGFEIFQDNSFEQLCINYVNEKLQQIFIELTLKAEQEEYVNEQIKWTPIKFFDNAVVCSLIEDKRPAGIFATLNDATATAHADPSAADNSFIQRSNMLATNPNFEARGNKFLIKHYAGDVLYNVAGMTDKNKDTLLKDILELIEGSKDDFLHTLFPEKVDHSNKKRPPTAGDKIKASANALVDNLMRCQPHYIRTIKPNQHRSPTEYDDKAILHQIKYLGLQENIRVRRAGFAYRAEFSKMIQRFYLLSPATSYAGDYIWDGDDRSGCERILTDAKISKDEWQMGVTKAFIKNPGTLFYLEGERDRYWHTMASRIQRAWRAYVRRKVEAATKIQRFWRNQKESLVYARKRDYGHEVLASRKERRRFSLLGMRKFMGDYLDVGGTSPQGEMLRNAAQIGPAETVHFSSRAELLVSKLGRSSKLSPRFLIITDKAVYFVVSASKEGRVTTSLERKIPLVTIKTISMTNLRDDFVALNVPPCEEGDPIFTCAFKTEMMCVILTLTGGNLNISIGSTIEYLKKKDKRAQITAKKDEAVRGDAVYKSHTIAVGSGEPATSVSNPMPPRKPKAKKAAKATPSSRPTNRPTAKTLPGATKPSAPAAMATMPSAPTATKAPAAVKTPAATGASRAPPSIPGRGAPPPPPPPPAAPAKEMYKALYAFAGQPGEINLVKGEEVEVKEKDDNGWWMVVKNGQEGWAPSNYLKLIESAPPPPPPPPAARRPPPAAPVLNGSLSNASTPPTSRPSSTIGSKPTPAIKPKPAIPAKPSVGAKPAGLGGKPPVPSAPKIAPSGAGKKPGAVAQPAAATGQMDLAAVFAKRAQQARGE